The Campylobacter concisus genome has a window encoding:
- the accA gene encoding acetyl-CoA carboxylase carboxyl transferase subunit alpha, with the protein MSNYLDFEKSIKQIDEDIANAKIRGDEHAVEILNKNLSKEISKVYKNLNEYQRLQLARHPDRPYAIDYINSFLVDGYEIHGDRAFRDDPAIVCYIGYIGGKKTVVIGEQKGRGTKNKLKRNFGMPHPEGYRKALRVAKLAEKFNLPILFLIDTPGAYPGVGAEERGQSEAIARNLFEFANLKTPIIAVVIGEGGSGGALAIGVADRLAMMKNSVFSVISPEGCAAILWNDPAKQEQATKSMKITADDLKNLSLIDDVINEPINGAHRDKDGAAKALANYFISELAELEKLDINELVAKRIDKILSIGAYEE; encoded by the coding sequence ATGTCAAATTATTTAGATTTTGAAAAGAGCATAAAGCAAATTGATGAAGATATAGCAAATGCTAAGATCAGAGGCGATGAACATGCTGTTGAAATTTTAAATAAGAACCTATCTAAAGAGATATCAAAAGTATATAAAAATTTAAACGAATATCAACGTTTGCAACTTGCTCGTCACCCAGATAGACCATACGCTATTGATTATATAAATTCATTTTTAGTTGATGGCTATGAGATCCATGGCGATAGGGCATTTCGCGATGACCCAGCAATAGTCTGCTACATCGGCTATATCGGAGGCAAAAAGACTGTCGTTATAGGCGAGCAAAAAGGTCGTGGCACTAAAAATAAACTAAAAAGAAATTTTGGTATGCCTCATCCGGAGGGTTACCGAAAGGCTTTACGCGTAGCAAAATTGGCTGAGAAATTTAATCTACCTATCTTATTTTTGATAGACACTCCGGGCGCATATCCTGGCGTTGGTGCTGAAGAGCGAGGTCAAAGCGAAGCCATAGCTAGAAATTTATTTGAATTTGCAAATTTAAAAACTCCAATAATAGCTGTCGTTATCGGCGAAGGCGGAAGCGGTGGTGCTTTAGCTATTGGCGTGGCTGATAGACTTGCTATGATGAAAAACTCTGTCTTTTCAGTCATTTCACCAGAGGGTTGTGCTGCGATACTTTGGAATGACCCAGCTAAACAAGAGCAAGCTACAAAATCTATGAAGATAACGGCTGATGACTTAAAAAATTTATCGCTTATAGATGACGTGATAAACGAGCCGATAAATGGAGCTCATAGAGATAAAGACGGTGCTGCAAAGGCACTTGCAAACTACTTCATCTCAGAGCTAGCCGAGCTTGAGAAGCTTGATATAAACGAGCTTGTCGCAAAAAGAATAGACAAAATCCTCTCTATCGGGGCTTATGAAGAGTAA
- a CDS encoding CbrC family protein, whose translation MDKFQEKYIKLSKDYYKNNGNATSVEALYQFKEELEVSEDMQAKSVLVDLYQLLSMQKSAYELLLKIHDKNDKKQLKTLGYLVQFVDEGDKWAVPRPKSKEQILSQKAKAATLPKFRYHPEPLKTGAFKDDMSVICECCGKNTEIYYNNGVYSEQDVTYLCPVCIANGEAAKKFDATFVQDADKLATEDAKKNDELFNRTPGYESWQGEHWVVCCDDYCAFLGDVGTKELLELGIADEVFDDYAKRDEYDVKMAREVLVAGGNFAGYLFRCLHCKKYHIYIDAC comes from the coding sequence GTGGATAAATTTCAAGAAAAATATATAAAGCTTTCAAAAGATTACTACAAAAATAATGGCAATGCTACAAGCGTGGAGGCTTTGTATCAGTTCAAAGAAGAGCTTGAGGTAAGCGAGGATATGCAGGCAAAGAGCGTTTTAGTAGATCTTTATCAGCTTTTGTCTATGCAAAAGAGCGCTTACGAGCTACTTTTAAAGATACACGATAAAAACGACAAAAAGCAGCTAAAAACGCTTGGCTACCTTGTGCAGTTTGTGGATGAGGGCGACAAATGGGCGGTGCCAAGGCCAAAGAGCAAAGAGCAAATTTTATCCCAAAAGGCAAAGGCTGCCACCTTGCCAAAGTTTCGCTATCACCCAGAGCCATTAAAAACTGGCGCATTTAAAGATGATATGAGTGTCATCTGCGAGTGTTGCGGTAAAAACACAGAAATTTATTACAACAATGGCGTCTATAGTGAGCAAGACGTCACCTATCTTTGCCCAGTCTGCATCGCAAATGGTGAAGCTGCCAAGAAATTTGACGCTACCTTTGTGCAGGACGCCGACAAACTCGCCACTGAGGATGCTAAAAAAAATGACGAGCTTTTTAATAGAACACCTGGCTATGAGAGCTGGCAGGGCGAGCACTGGGTGGTGTGCTGTGATGATTATTGCGCATTTTTGGGCGATGTGGGCACGAAGGAGCTTTTAGAGCTTGGCATCGCAGACGAGGTTTTTGATGACTACGCAAAAAGAGATGAATATGACGTCAAAATGGCGCGCGAGGTGCTTGTAGCGGGCGGCAACTTTGCTGGATATTTGTTTCGTTGCTTGCACTGCAAAAAGTATCACATCTACATTGATGCTTGCTAG
- a CDS encoding YwqG family protein → MDLNEIYKGCKERGLEGLFEFLKPMAKNAIKIDTQAKDDGDTSVGASKFGGQPDLPASVPWPSNENGALSFVAQINFAEVSKFDTDGLLPKSGMLYLFYDINLRIWGYDPADKKGFAVIFSEAAKDQLVRQNMEGGNFTFGARSLSFKNELNLPSLQSSLVPFGKFSEEEWEAYHEVIEPSWQAKENKLLGHSDNIQDGMELECELVANGLDCGDGSAYHHQNIAEFEKNAAQWQLLLQIDSDWDSDMDWDGEGRVYLWIKRDDLAARDFSKTWLVLQTS, encoded by the coding sequence ATGGATCTAAATGAAATTTATAAAGGCTGCAAAGAGCGCGGTCTGGAGGGACTTTTTGAGTTTTTAAAGCCAATGGCTAAAAATGCTATAAAGATAGATACGCAGGCTAAAGATGACGGTGATACCTCCGTTGGAGCGTCTAAATTTGGCGGACAGCCTGATCTGCCAGCTAGCGTACCTTGGCCGTCAAATGAAAACGGCGCGCTTAGCTTTGTGGCGCAGATAAATTTTGCTGAAGTTAGCAAATTTGACACCGATGGGTTACTACCAAAAAGTGGCATGCTCTATCTTTTTTATGATATAAATTTACGCATTTGGGGCTACGACCCTGCTGATAAAAAGGGCTTTGCCGTGATCTTTAGTGAGGCAGCTAAAGACCAGCTTGTTCGACAAAACATGGAGGGCGGAAATTTCACATTTGGCGCACGCTCTCTTAGCTTTAAAAACGAGCTAAATTTGCCAAGTTTGCAAAGCTCGCTCGTACCGTTTGGTAAATTTAGCGAGGAGGAGTGGGAGGCATATCACGAGGTCATCGAGCCAAGCTGGCAGGCCAAAGAAAACAAGCTACTTGGTCACTCTGACAACATTCAAGACGGCATGGAGCTAGAGTGTGAGCTCGTGGCAAATGGCCTTGACTGCGGCGATGGTAGCGCTTATCACCACCAAAATATCGCGGAGTTTGAGAAAAATGCCGCCCAGTGGCAGCTGCTTTTGCAGATAGATAGTGACTGGGATAGCGATATGGACTGGGACGGAGAGGGTAGAGTTTATCTGTGGATAAAGAGGGATGACCTGGCGGCGCGCGACTTTAGCAAGACGTGGCTAGTTTTGCAGACAAGCTAA
- a CDS encoding riboflavin synthase, with product MFNGLIRELAEVISYSQNVLRLKAKFRPNLGDSIAVNGACLSVIKLYDDGFSVELSAESRANVAVENLTGVVHIEPAMKLGERVDGHLMQGHIDFIGVISAIKKHENGVDFYIDLPREAMALMANKGSVGVEGVSLTINEILPKGIRLTIIPITFRDSLFGTFKIGRRVNIESDLLARYVARMLEAKQNGGLSWDEVERISSLY from the coding sequence ATGTTTAATGGCTTAATCAGAGAGCTTGCCGAGGTCATTAGCTACTCGCAAAATGTTTTACGCCTAAAGGCTAAATTTCGCCCAAATTTAGGCGACAGCATCGCAGTAAATGGCGCTTGCCTAAGTGTCATAAAACTATATGATGATGGCTTTAGCGTGGAGCTAAGCGCAGAGAGCAGGGCAAATGTCGCGGTTGAAAATTTAACTGGCGTGGTGCATATCGAGCCTGCGATGAAGCTTGGAGAGCGAGTAGATGGGCATTTGATGCAAGGCCACATCGACTTTATCGGCGTGATCTCAGCTATAAAAAAGCATGAAAACGGCGTTGATTTCTACATCGATCTACCGCGCGAGGCGATGGCTCTTATGGCAAATAAGGGCTCGGTGGGCGTTGAGGGTGTGAGCCTTACGATAAATGAAATTTTGCCAAAGGGCATCAGGCTAACTATCATTCCCATCACATTTAGAGATAGCCTTTTTGGCACTTTCAAGATCGGCAGACGCGTAAATATCGAGAGCGACCTGCTGGCTCGCTACGTGGCTAGAATGCTTGAAGCTAAGCAAAATGGCGGCCTTAGCTGGGATGAGGTCGAGAGAATTTCGAGCCTTTACTAA
- the pgeF gene encoding peptidoglycan editing factor PgeF produces MRENLEIVFDKNGITAGFTNRFGGVSEGKFSSLNLGDHVGDNPADVIKNREILAQNLGVKKLKFMKQVHSDKVFVLENEDDELPECDAVITNLSDVGICVLVADCSPVVMIDERQGAICVAHAGRAGVTLKICTKAVMLMGEKFGSRADEMSVFVGANIKGGCYEVGELDLGEFNTYKIGRNFDMNAALRDEFKALGVRNLNFSEVCTHCDERYFSYRRDGVCGRFCGFAVKFKDKNGI; encoded by the coding sequence ATGCGTGAAAATTTAGAGATCGTTTTTGATAAAAATGGCATCACTGCTGGCTTTACAAACAGGTTTGGCGGCGTGAGTGAGGGTAAATTTAGCTCGCTAAATTTAGGCGATCATGTGGGTGACAACCCAGCAGATGTCATCAAAAATAGAGAAATTTTAGCTCAAAATTTAGGCGTGAAAAAGCTTAAATTTATGAAGCAGGTTCATTCAGACAAGGTTTTTGTCCTTGAAAACGAGGACGACGAGCTGCCAGAGTGCGACGCTGTGATCACAAATTTAAGCGATGTTGGTATCTGCGTTTTGGTGGCGGACTGCTCGCCAGTTGTGATGATAGATGAGAGGCAGGGCGCTATCTGCGTGGCTCATGCGGGCAGAGCTGGCGTGACGCTAAAAATTTGCACAAAAGCAGTTATGCTCATGGGCGAGAAATTTGGCTCAAGAGCAGATGAAATGAGCGTCTTTGTCGGAGCAAATATAAAAGGTGGCTGCTACGAGGTGGGTGAGCTTGATCTTGGGGAATTTAACACATATAAGATAGGCAGAAATTTTGATATGAACGCAGCCTTGAGAGATGAATTTAAGGCGCTTGGGGTTAGAAATTTAAACTTTAGCGAGGTCTGCACGCACTGCGATGAGAGATATTTTTCGTACCGAAGAGACGGCGTGTGCGGTAGATTTTGCGGATTTGCGGTGAAATTTAAGGATAAAAATGGGATATGA
- a CDS encoding acetyltransferase — MGYESIKNPLAAKIAQNARNLGFEQLMNEEFVQMLLSSKKMELSAVDRENLEQIFIKLMEIEEKVQLSK, encoded by the coding sequence ATGGGATATGAGAGCATTAAAAATCCACTAGCGGCAAAAATAGCTCAAAATGCTAGAAATTTGGGCTTTGAGCAGCTTATGAATGAAGAGTTTGTGCAGATGCTTCTTAGCTCAAAAAAGATGGAGCTAAGTGCCGTGGATAGGGAAAATTTGGAGCAAATTTTTATAAAACTGATGGAGATAGAAGAAAAAGTACAACTTAGCAAATAA
- the iadA gene encoding beta-aspartyl-peptidase: MLLLKNANLYTPKFLGKCDILVGGGKILAIGEGLSFSAEGLEIYDLKGKILAPGLIDQHVHITGGGGEAGYHSRTPEITLSQIVKYGTTTLVGVLGTDGVTRSLENLYSKAKALEFEGISTFIHTGSYASPCVTFTGDIAKDLILIDKVIGVKIALTDNRGSYVSKEELIKILSKIRIGGMVSKKGGVLHMHMGGLSEKFDNVFKVIKDYEFPVHYFSPTHCARTKDLFNEALKFQKMGGNVDITSGGSKFAPLHEVVAYGLENGLNLERLTMSSDGNGSVPKFNENGELVGYGCASCASNLEVLQALVRNKILKIEDALALMSKNVARYLNLSQKGEVKVGNDADLCVFDEELNLCDVIAKGEFCVKDEKVVKKGFFE; encoded by the coding sequence ATGCTTTTGCTTAAAAATGCTAATCTATACACGCCAAAATTTCTTGGCAAATGCGATATTTTGGTAGGTGGTGGTAAAATTTTAGCTATCGGCGAGGGGCTAAGCTTTAGTGCAGAAGGGCTAGAAATTTACGACCTAAAAGGCAAAATTTTAGCTCCAGGCCTCATTGATCAGCACGTGCATATCACGGGTGGCGGCGGCGAGGCTGGATATCACTCAAGAACGCCTGAGATCACGCTTAGCCAGATCGTAAAATACGGCACTACGACGCTTGTTGGCGTTTTGGGGACTGATGGAGTGACTAGAAGCTTGGAAAATCTCTACTCCAAAGCAAAAGCGCTCGAGTTTGAGGGCATCTCGACCTTCATCCACACCGGCTCATACGCAAGCCCCTGTGTGACATTTACCGGCGACATCGCAAAGGATCTCATACTAATCGACAAAGTGATCGGCGTAAAGATCGCTCTGACCGATAACCGCGGCAGCTACGTCTCAAAAGAGGAGCTCATCAAAATTCTAAGCAAGATACGCATAGGCGGCATGGTCTCTAAAAAAGGCGGCGTGCTTCACATGCACATGGGCGGACTAAGCGAGAAATTTGACAACGTATTTAAGGTGATAAAAGACTACGAATTCCCAGTTCATTACTTCTCGCCGACGCACTGCGCTAGGACGAAAGACTTGTTTAACGAGGCTTTGAAATTTCAAAAAATGGGCGGAAACGTCGATATCACAAGTGGTGGGAGTAAATTTGCCCCACTTCACGAGGTGGTGGCTTACGGCCTTGAAAATGGGCTAAATTTAGAGCGCCTAACGATGAGCTCAGATGGCAACGGCAGCGTGCCTAAATTTAACGAAAATGGCGAGCTAGTGGGATATGGCTGCGCCTCATGTGCATCAAATTTAGAGGTATTGCAAGCTTTGGTGAGAAATAAAATTTTAAAGATAGAAGATGCCTTGGCTTTGATGAGTAAAAACGTGGCGAGATATCTAAATTTAAGCCAAAAAGGCGAAGTGAAAGTTGGCAACGACGCTGATCTTTGCGTCTTTGACGAGGAGCTAAATTTATGCGACGTGATCGCAAAAGGCGAGTTTTGCGTCAAGGATGAAAAGGTCGTTAAAAAAGGCTTTTTCGAGTAA
- the rpsB gene encoding 30S ribosomal protein S2: MVTMRDLLECGVHFGHQTRRWNPKMKKFIFGERKGIYIIDLQKTIRYFRYTYNIVRDAAAEGKSVLFVGTKKQAIDAIKEYAEKCGMPYVNHRWLGGMMTNFGTIRQSIRKLEVIETMEEDGSINLLTKKEALMLRRKKEKLIATLGGIRNMKSLPDMIFVVDTVKEKIAVQEANRLKIPVVAPIDTNCDPDVVDYPIPGNDDAIRSVQLFCQEMAEAINEGKSLLEQDGGEQAAGEEVSQDEKDAVVAEAMSEEDFGEDEE, encoded by the coding sequence ATGGTAACTATGAGAGATTTATTAGAGTGTGGCGTACATTTTGGTCACCAAACACGCCGCTGGAACCCAAAGATGAAAAAATTTATCTTTGGTGAGAGAAAAGGTATCTATATTATAGATCTACAAAAGACTATCCGCTACTTCCGCTACACTTACAACATCGTTCGTGATGCAGCTGCTGAAGGCAAGTCAGTGCTATTTGTCGGTACTAAAAAACAAGCTATCGATGCTATCAAAGAGTACGCTGAAAAATGTGGAATGCCTTATGTAAATCACCGCTGGTTAGGTGGTATGATGACAAACTTCGGTACTATCCGCCAGTCTATCCGCAAATTAGAAGTTATCGAGACTATGGAAGAAGATGGTTCGATAAATTTACTAACTAAAAAAGAGGCTTTGATGCTTCGCCGCAAAAAAGAGAAACTTATCGCAACTCTTGGCGGTATCCGCAATATGAAAAGCCTACCTGATATGATATTTGTTGTTGATACAGTTAAAGAAAAGATCGCTGTTCAAGAGGCAAATCGCCTAAAAATCCCAGTTGTAGCACCGATCGATACAAACTGCGATCCTGACGTTGTTGATTATCCGATCCCAGGAAATGATGACGCGATCCGCTCTGTTCAGCTTTTCTGCCAAGAGATGGCTGAGGCGATCAATGAAGGTAAATCACTTCTTGAGCAAGATGGTGGCGAGCAAGCTGCTGGCGAAGAAGTAAGCCAAGATGAGAAAGACGCAGTTGTAGCTGAGGCTATGAGCGAAGAAGACTTTGGCGAGGACGAAGAGTAA
- the tsf gene encoding translation elongation factor Ts: MEITAQMVKELRESTGAGMMDCKKALGEANGDMEKAVDILREKGLGQAAKKADRLASEGLVSVEVCSKCKKATISEINSETDFVARNPQFQALAKDATAHIQSSGIKTVEELNASTLNGVKFEEYFKTQIATIGENLVVRRFETISADDKGVVNGYVHSNGRVGVLIGAACESAEVANKAAEFIRNLCMHAAAMKPSVISYKDLDKDFVEKEFIALRAELEKENEELKRLGKPLHHIPEYASRCQIGEAELAKATKAIEEELKAEGKPEKIWDKIIPGKIERFYADNTVLDQRLTLLGQFYVMDDKKTIEQVIEEKSKELGGKIEIVKYVRFELGEGLEKKVDDFAAEVAAQIG; this comes from the coding sequence ATGGAAATAACTGCACAAATGGTAAAAGAGCTCCGCGAATCAACCGGAGCTGGCATGATGGACTGCAAAAAGGCACTTGGCGAAGCAAATGGCGACATGGAAAAAGCTGTTGATATCCTTCGCGAAAAAGGTCTAGGTCAAGCTGCTAAAAAGGCTGACCGCCTTGCAAGCGAGGGCTTAGTAAGCGTTGAAGTTTGCTCAAAATGCAAAAAAGCAACTATCAGCGAGATCAACTCTGAGACTGACTTTGTTGCTAGAAACCCACAGTTTCAAGCACTTGCAAAAGACGCAACAGCTCACATCCAATCAAGTGGCATAAAAACAGTTGAAGAGCTAAACGCGAGCACTTTAAATGGTGTTAAATTTGAAGAATACTTCAAAACTCAGATCGCAACTATCGGTGAAAACCTTGTAGTTCGCCGCTTTGAGACTATTAGCGCTGATGATAAGGGCGTGGTAAACGGCTATGTTCACTCAAATGGCCGTGTTGGCGTGCTTATCGGTGCAGCTTGCGAAAGTGCTGAAGTTGCAAACAAAGCAGCCGAATTTATAAGAAATTTATGTATGCATGCAGCTGCTATGAAGCCAAGTGTTATAAGCTACAAAGACCTTGATAAAGATTTTGTTGAGAAAGAATTTATCGCACTTCGCGCTGAGCTTGAAAAAGAAAATGAAGAGCTAAAACGCCTAGGCAAACCACTTCACCACATCCCTGAGTATGCTAGCCGCTGCCAGATAGGTGAGGCTGAACTTGCAAAAGCTACAAAAGCGATCGAAGAAGAGCTAAAAGCTGAGGGCAAACCTGAGAAAATTTGGGACAAGATCATTCCTGGTAAGATCGAGAGATTTTACGCTGATAACACAGTGCTTGATCAACGCCTCACACTTTTAGGTCAGTTTTATGTAATGGACGATAAAAAGACTATCGAACAAGTTATCGAAGAGAAGAGCAAAGAGCTTGGCGGCAAGATCGAGATCGTAAAATACGTTCGTTTCGAGCTTGGTGAAGGCTTAGAGAAAAAAGTAGATGACTTTGCTGCAGAAGTTGCTGCTCAAATAGGCTAA
- a CDS encoding ABC transporter ATP-binding protein, whose protein sequence is MEILRASNLGFAYDYTLFNNINLTLNQKQSIAITGVSGCGKSTLLHILSTLLKPNFGEVIYQDRSIYELSQNELLAIRRLHFGIIFQSHYLFKGFSAYENIELASILSGENIEKNDLEALKISSVINQKVGELSGGQQQRVSIARVLTKKPKIIFADEPTGNLDKQTANEVMQVLFDYINENNAALVLVTHDNDLAAKCNNSYKLENKELVQIS, encoded by the coding sequence ATGGAAATTTTAAGAGCGTCTAATCTAGGCTTTGCGTATGATTATACGCTCTTTAACAATATAAATTTAACTCTCAATCAAAAACAAAGCATCGCGATAACCGGCGTTAGCGGTTGTGGCAAATCAACACTTTTACACATACTTTCAACACTTTTAAAGCCAAATTTTGGCGAGGTCATCTACCAAGATAGATCGATCTATGAGCTTTCTCAAAACGAGCTTTTGGCCATTAGAAGGCTTCATTTTGGCATTATTTTTCAGTCGCACTATCTTTTTAAAGGCTTTAGCGCTTATGAAAATATCGAGCTTGCAAGCATCTTATCTGGCGAAAATATAGAAAAAAATGATCTTGAAGCGCTAAAAATTTCAAGTGTGATAAATCAAAAAGTTGGCGAGCTAAGCGGCGGTCAGCAGCAGCGCGTCAGCATCGCTAGAGTGCTTACCAAAAAGCCAAAGATCATCTTTGCAGACGAGCCAACGGGCAACCTTGATAAGCAAACAGCAAATGAAGTGATGCAAGTTTTATTTGACTATATAAATGAAAATAATGCTGCCCTTGTTCTAGTCACTCACGACAACGACCTAGCCGCAAAATGCAACAACTCATACAAGCTTGAGAACAAAGAGCTTGTGCAAATTTCTTAA
- the hisG gene encoding ATP phosphoribosyltransferase → MLTIALPKGRIAEDTLEIFKKIFGSSFMFEDRKLILEEGNFRFLMVRNQDIPTYVTEGAADIGVVGLDVLEEHKPNVVRLLDLQIGKCKVCIGIKNEDELDFSRSELKIATKMPNITRNYFAKLAVGVKIIKLYGSIELAPLVGLSDAIVDVVETGSTMKQNGLKVAGDIMQSSAYLIANKNSFIIKKDEILELYKKIKDEI, encoded by the coding sequence ATGTTAACAATAGCACTACCAAAAGGCAGAATAGCAGAAGATACACTTGAAATTTTTAAAAAAATTTTTGGTTCGAGCTTTATGTTTGAGGATAGAAAACTCATCCTTGAAGAGGGAAATTTTAGATTTTTAATGGTTCGCAACCAAGATATTCCAACATACGTCACCGAAGGCGCTGCAGATATCGGCGTGGTCGGCCTTGACGTGCTTGAAGAGCATAAACCAAATGTAGTGAGGTTGCTTGATCTACAAATAGGCAAGTGCAAGGTCTGCATCGGCATAAAAAACGAAGATGAGCTTGATTTTTCAAGGTCTGAGCTAAAGATCGCTACTAAGATGCCAAATATCACTAGAAACTACTTTGCAAAGCTTGCCGTTGGCGTGAAGATCATCAAACTCTATGGCTCGATCGAGCTAGCACCACTTGTTGGACTAAGCGACGCGATTGTCGATGTGGTCGAAACTGGCTCAACCATGAAGCAAAATGGGCTAAAAGTAGCTGGTGACATCATGCAAAGCTCAGCCTATCTGATCGCAAATAAAAATAGTTTTATAATTAAAAAGGATGAAATTCTAGAGCTTTATAAAAAAATAAAAGATGAAATTTAA
- a CDS encoding type III pantothenate kinase: MTLCNIGNTNATFLKDGVITRLKISDFKNYKPEEKVFFISVNDEVLSFLKNNKMFINLEPYFAIDTIYQGLGIDRIAACYSIKNGVIVDAGSAITVDIMANSIHLGGYILPGISSMLNAYKSISPRLDITINSQIDIDALPQKTSDAVSYGIIKPIITLLHKLAGDKKVYFTGGDGDFLSKFFKNAISDKMLIFRSMQKLITEKRDEIIC, translated from the coding sequence ATGACTTTATGTAATATAGGCAACACCAATGCTACATTTTTAAAAGATGGGGTAATCACTCGTTTAAAAATATCTGATTTCAAAAACTACAAACCAGAAGAAAAAGTATTCTTTATATCTGTGAATGATGAAGTTTTATCTTTTCTAAAAAATAATAAAATGTTTATAAACTTAGAGCCTTATTTTGCGATAGATACAATATATCAAGGACTTGGTATAGATAGGATTGCAGCATGTTATTCCATAAAAAACGGTGTGATAGTTGATGCTGGAAGCGCTATAACAGTTGATATAATGGCAAACTCAATCCATCTTGGAGGCTATATCTTGCCAGGGATATCTAGCATGTTAAATGCCTATAAAAGCATTTCTCCGCGTCTTGATATAACTATAAATTCTCAAATAGATATTGATGCTCTACCACAAAAAACAAGCGATGCGGTAAGTTATGGCATCATTAAACCTATAATTACTCTTTTACACAAACTTGCAGGCGATAAAAAAGTGTATTTTACGGGCGGAGATGGAGATTTTTTGTCTAAATTTTTTAAAAATGCCATTTCAGATAAGATGTTAATCTTTCGTTCAATGCAAAAATTAATAACCGAAAAGAGAGATGAAATAATATGTTAA
- a CDS encoding L-seryl-tRNA selenium transferase translates to MKKLTLFLAFALALVLSGCGTKRQYFEPAQTSGEISLSKDLPSYIKSANANGATLDNGNIITKNGLNKSVTLPENFNFLNENNGFVISASINGDLNVTDPSGHSVYSGKFPTAIVAASLDQNQLAAISASNHIYLIDINTATTLMEYSSSDIAAVDSRVVAPYFMSSLIVYPALDGKIYIVQKETGRILRDVVVSSENFFNNIIFLGVEGDNLIAATAKKLIVINPSQTVYYDGEIKDVLVHNDEIYIFKKDGTIVRTDLMLKEQNKVNFKFAIFSAATIINNKLYVIEKTGYVIKTNLDLSGAEIYEFSDEIKDKSFMGNGAFYYDNEYVNLGQ, encoded by the coding sequence ATGAAAAAACTTACACTATTCTTGGCTTTTGCCTTGGCTTTAGTTCTAAGCGGATGCGGCACAAAAAGACAATATTTTGAGCCTGCACAAACTTCTGGTGAGATATCTTTATCAAAAGATCTTCCTTCTTACATCAAATCAGCAAATGCAAATGGCGCAACGCTGGATAATGGCAACATCATCACTAAAAATGGGCTAAACAAAAGCGTTACTTTGCCTGAAAATTTCAACTTCTTAAACGAAAACAACGGCTTTGTCATCTCAGCTAGCATAAATGGCGATCTAAACGTGACTGATCCTAGCGGTCACAGCGTTTATAGTGGTAAATTCCCAACTGCGATCGTAGCAGCCTCACTTGATCAAAACCAACTTGCAGCTATCAGCGCATCAAACCACATTTACCTTATCGATATCAACACAGCTACGACACTAATGGAGTATAGCTCATCTGACATCGCAGCGGTTGATTCAAGAGTTGTGGCACCTTACTTTATGAGCTCACTCATCGTCTATCCAGCGCTTGATGGTAAAATTTATATCGTACAAAAAGAGACTGGTAGAATTTTACGCGACGTTGTCGTAAGCTCTGAAAATTTCTTTAACAATATCATATTTTTAGGCGTTGAGGGCGATAACCTAATCGCAGCAACAGCCAAAAAACTAATCGTCATCAACCCAAGTCAGACAGTCTATTATGACGGCGAGATCAAAGACGTGCTAGTTCATAACGATGAAATTTACATCTTTAAAAAAGATGGCACGATAGTAAGAACAGACCTCATGCTAAAAGAGCAAAATAAGGTAAATTTTAAATTTGCTATCTTCTCAGCGGCTACTATCATCAACAATAAGCTCTATGTCATCGAAAAAACAGGCTATGTTATAAAGACAAATTTAGACCTTAGCGGAGCTGAAATTTATGAATTTAGCGACGAGATAAAAGATAAAAGCTTCATGGGTAATGGCGCATTTTACTACGATAACGAGTATGTTAATCTAGGGCAATGA
- the gatC gene encoding Asp-tRNA(Asn)/Glu-tRNA(Gln) amidotransferase subunit GatC produces the protein MQIDDTLLNKLEKLSALQINDEKREEIKKQLSEIVSFVDILNELDLSSDEAVVSSIKGGTPLREDEPHLSDVVDEILKHAPSREGHFFAVPKIIE, from the coding sequence ATGCAAATAGACGACACTCTCTTAAATAAACTAGAAAAACTCTCAGCATTACAAATTAATGATGAAAAAAGAGAAGAGATCAAGAAGCAATTAAGTGAAATCGTATCTTTTGTCGATATTTTAAACGAGCTTGATCTAAGCAGCGATGAGGCCGTAGTCAGCTCTATAAAAGGTGGCACTCCATTAAGAGAAGATGAGCCACATTTAAGTGACGTTGTCGATGAAATTTTAAAGCACGCCCCTTCACGCGAAGGACACTTTTTTGCTGTGCCAAAGATCATAGAGTAA